A single region of the Triticum dicoccoides isolate Atlit2015 ecotype Zavitan chromosome 2B, WEW_v2.0, whole genome shotgun sequence genome encodes:
- the LOC119360655 gene encoding momilactone A synthase-like, producing MADEDNEEELASQTPLAATKAIDSSRLAGKVAVITGAASGIGKATAAEFVRNGAKVILADVQDDLGRSVAAELGADAAYTRCDVSDEAQIAAAVDLAVERHGHLDILYSNAGVSGSASQASVGALDLADFDRVMVVNARSAVACIKHGARVMAPGRRGGCVLCTASVIGVLSFGSPILAYAVSKATVIAAVRAAAGPLARDRVRVNAISPHAIATPLTVRSMAEMFPGAGEDALRRVVEEDWSKLDGTVLEVEDVARAALYLASDEARYVTGHNLVVDGGFTAYKSVSMPFL from the coding sequence GTTGGCTGGTAAAGTGGCGGTCATCACCGGCGCCGCGAGCGGCATCGGCAAGGCGACGGCCGCGGAGTTCGTCAGGAACGGCGCCAAGGTCATCCTCGCCGACGTGCAGGACGACCTGGGCCGCTCCGTCGCCGCGGAGCTCGGCGCGGACGCCGCCTACACCCGCTGCGACGTCTCGGACGAGGCGCAGATCGCGGCGGCCGTCGACCTCGCCGTCGAGCGGCACGGCCACCTCGACATCCTCTACAGCAACGCGGGCGTCTCCGGGTCCGCGTCCCAGGCCTCCGTGGGCGCGCTCGACCTCGCCGACTTCGACCGCGTGATGGTGGTCAACGCCCGGTCGGCCGTCGCGTGCATCAAGCACGGCGCGCGCGTCATGGCGCCGGGCCGCCGCGGCGGCTGCGTCCTCTGCACGGCCAGCGTCATCGGCGTGCTCAGCTTCGGCTCCCCGATCCTCGCCTACGCCGTCTCCAAGGCCACCGTCATCGCCGCGGTGCGCGCGGCCGCGGGCCCGCTGGCGCGCGACCGGGTGCGCGTGAACGCCATCTCGCCGCACGCCATCGCAACGCCGCTCACGGTGCGGTCCATGGCCGAGATGTTTCCCGGCGCCGGCGAGGACGCGCTGCGGCGGGTGGTGGAGGAGGACTGGAGCAAGCTGGATGGCACCGTGCTGGAGGTGGAGGACGTGGCCAGGGCGGCGCTGTACCTGGCGTCGGACGAGGCCAGGTACGTGACCGGGCACAACCTCGTCGTCGATGGTGGGTTCACCGCGTACAAGAGTGTCAGCATGCCGTTCCTATAG